From the Gemmatimonadales bacterium genome, the window TACCACCTACCACCCGTAGGCATCACGGGCACGCATTCCCCCACGTCACCAGCGGCGCGCTGAAGGTGTAGATGGCCGAGAGGGTGTCCGGGGCGCCGCCCGAGCCCAGCTGTCCGTTCACGATCCCCCGCATGCGGAGCACCATCCGGCCGGACACGACCGCGTAGCCGGTGCGAGCGGCGTAGCTCGTGACGTGCGCCGTCCCGCCCTGAAGCGAGAACAAGGCCGTGGGCTGGGTCAGGCTGGTCGCGTCGGAGTAGGTGGCGAACGGCCGGGGCGGATGGCACTGCAGCTTCGCGACGAGCTCGCTCGAGTTCAGCGAGTCGAGGGGCAGGATCGCCGTTCCGGCCACGGCCACCGTGTCCACGTACGCGAGCGCCTTGATGCCGCTGTCGCCGATCTCGACGGCGGGCTGCCCGTTGGTGCGCGTGAAGTTGATCGCGCGCGCCGGAAGCCGCGCCCGCACCTCCTTGGGGCCCGACAGCCACAGGTACGCGCTGCCGGTCACCGAGTCGGACGGGCTGTACACGTCCGCCGCGCCCCGGCCCTGGAAGCCGCACGCCGACAGCGACAGGCTGGCCCGGCCGACGGCCTTCGCCGTCACGAGGCCGGTCGCGTCCAGCTGCGCGGCGGTGGTGTCGAGGGGGGCGATCACGGGCGTGCGGGCCGGCACCTGCCCGCCGGAGGTCCGGCGCAGGCGAGCGCCCAGCGTGATCGTGTCGCCGGGTGCGAGCACCACGCTGTCGGGCACGAACTCGGGCACGAGGTCGGAG encodes:
- a CDS encoding Ig-like domain-containing protein translates to MVPRAPSIAAALSCAAALFACSGGGGGEGPGYTVTIQPSSAALCVGDSQAFTAQVLDGSGRPVTGAVPAWSSGTPQVASIDPSRGVARALTTGSTAIAATYGGAHSAPATLDVPSDLVPEFVPDSVVLAPGDTITLGARLRRTSGGQVPARTPVIAPLDTTAAQLDATGLVTAKAVGRASLSLSACGFQGRGAADVYSPSDSVTGSAYLWLSGPKEVRARLPARAINFTRTNGQPAVEIGDSGIKALAYVDTVAVAGTAILPLDSLNSSELVAKLQCHPPRPFATYSDATSLTQPTALFSLQGGTAHVTSYAARTGYAVVSGRMVLRMRGIVNGQLGSGGAPDTLSAIYTFSAPLVTWGNACP